The Methylomarinum vadi genome has a window encoding:
- the nhaD gene encoding sodium:proton antiporter NhaD, with product MAAEFANIGLTGTERGIYTVLIFIIAYGFVMAEEFTGLRKSKPVILAAGIIWAHAAVLAASAGVSVDAVHEAFEFNLKEYAELMLFLLVAMTYINAMAERDVFEALRSWMVRREFGYRKLFWITGVITFFLSAVADNLTSALLVGAVVLAVGKNNEKFVAIGFVNLVVAANAGGAFSPFGDITTLMVWQAGYAEFFDFFKLFFPSAVNYLVPAAFMYMAVPDERPEATHEEAVQLKPGAIQVCALFLLTIVTAVSFKQFLHLPPFMGMMVGLSFLLIYGFRLKLLYHSDENDPFDIFNKVRDAEWDTLFFFFGVVFSVGGLGYIGYLELLSGAMYDGLGQTGANILVGILSAIVDNIPVMFAVLSMNLDMDLYQWLLVTLTAGVGGSMLSIGSAAGVALMGQSQHKYTFFSHLKWAPAIAAGYAASIFVHYLING from the coding sequence ATGGCTGCTGAATTTGCCAATATTGGTTTGACTGGAACGGAAAGGGGGATTTATACGGTACTGATTTTTATCATCGCGTACGGTTTTGTCATGGCCGAGGAGTTTACCGGCCTGCGTAAATCCAAACCGGTGATTCTGGCGGCCGGAATTATCTGGGCCCACGCCGCTGTTTTGGCTGCTTCGGCAGGCGTGTCGGTCGATGCCGTGCATGAAGCTTTCGAGTTTAACTTGAAAGAATATGCCGAGTTGATGTTGTTCTTGTTGGTGGCCATGACATATATCAACGCCATGGCGGAACGTGATGTGTTCGAAGCGTTGCGGTCTTGGATGGTTAGAAGGGAGTTTGGCTACCGTAAACTGTTCTGGATTACCGGGGTTATCACCTTCTTCTTGTCCGCCGTGGCCGACAATTTGACTTCGGCTCTGCTAGTGGGTGCCGTGGTGTTGGCGGTAGGAAAGAACAACGAGAAATTCGTCGCGATCGGTTTCGTCAATCTGGTGGTTGCCGCCAATGCCGGCGGAGCGTTCAGTCCGTTCGGCGATATTACGACTTTGATGGTCTGGCAGGCCGGATATGCGGAGTTCTTCGATTTCTTCAAATTGTTTTTCCCGTCCGCCGTCAATTATCTGGTGCCGGCCGCCTTTATGTATATGGCGGTTCCTGATGAGCGTCCTGAGGCCACTCATGAAGAGGCGGTGCAATTGAAACCTGGAGCGATTCAAGTATGCGCCTTGTTTTTGTTGACCATCGTAACCGCGGTCAGCTTCAAGCAATTCCTGCATCTGCCGCCGTTCATGGGGATGATGGTAGGCTTGTCTTTTTTGTTGATCTATGGCTTTAGATTGAAACTGCTGTATCACTCCGATGAGAACGATCCATTCGATATTTTCAATAAAGTGCGCGATGCGGAATGGGACACTTTGTTCTTTTTCTTTGGCGTGGTTTTTTCGGTGGGCGGTCTCGGTTATATCGGTTACCTGGAATTATTGTCCGGGGCTATGTACGACGGGCTCGGACAGACTGGCGCCAATATTCTGGTGGGGATTTTGTCGGCAATCGTTGATAATATCCCGGTAATGTTCGCGGTGTTGAGCATGAACCTGGATATGGATCTGTATCAATGGTTGTTGGTGACGTTGACGGCCGGTGTCGGCGGTTCGATGCTTTCCATCGGTTCGGCGGCGGGTGTCGCGTTGATGGGGCAATCGCAGCATAAATATACCTTTTTTAGTCATTTGAAATGGGCGCCTGCAATTGCTGCCGGTTATGCCGCCAGTATCTTTGTTCATTATCTGATTAACGGATAA
- a CDS encoding penicillin-binding protein 1A gives MTSLFFSLCLILAGYLFYKQLEQELPDVKQLHHVQYQIPLSIYSADNLLIARYGEKKRTPVEISDIPQQQLNAFLAAEDDRFYSHPGVDYKGLTRAAIQFLLTGKKKQGGSTITMQVARNFLLSREKTFIRKFKEIILALKIEQEYSKDQVLQLYLNKIYLGQRSYGIAAAAQTYYGKPLAELDLAQMAMLAGLPKAPSSYNPISNPERARLRRNYVLRRMLEQGYISQNDFDLSIDAPVTATLHHGKEIELNAPYMAEMVRQAMVDQYGEEAYTLGLNVYTTITGELQSSADQALKYALHEYDERHGYRSLPHKKLTPGETFSADIVGDTQLALITSLSEKSARALLADQSEINISWENIKWARPFKTRSYSGPSLKSTADVFSVNDLIRVRRLPDNTWRLAQIPEVEGAFVALNPQNGAVLAVSGGFDFFQNKYNRATQSKRQPGSGFKPIIYTTALEHGFTAASLINDAPVVIEDPNQDDWRPENYSRKFFGPTPLRTALRKSRNLISIRLLRELGINEVTQTAMRFGFKQEQLPNSLSLALGSGYASPMQMARMYATFANGGFLIYPFFIDRIEDRQGNILFQHEPAVACPNCEEEHSQSSQYAPRIISPEINFLMNSLLRDVVQRGTATRAKTLGRKDLAGKTGTTNEQRDAWFNGFMKEIAATAWLGFDDSRSLGRGETGGKAALPMWIEFMRTALRDKPETIPEQPESIQSAFINPDTGLLAQPGSSNGIWEYFRIENLPTQYSPTQTSRDQNEHSLGTGLF, from the coding sequence TTGACATCTCTTTTTTTTTCGCTTTGCCTCATCCTGGCCGGCTATTTGTTTTATAAACAACTGGAACAAGAACTTCCCGATGTCAAACAACTGCATCACGTTCAATACCAGATACCTCTTAGCATTTACAGCGCGGATAATTTGCTCATTGCACGATATGGCGAGAAAAAACGCACCCCTGTCGAGATAAGCGACATTCCGCAACAGCAACTAAACGCTTTTTTGGCTGCGGAGGACGACCGTTTTTATTCGCATCCCGGCGTCGACTACAAAGGGCTTACCCGTGCCGCTATCCAATTCTTATTAACCGGCAAGAAAAAACAAGGCGGCAGTACCATCACCATGCAAGTAGCTCGCAATTTTCTCTTAAGCCGCGAGAAAACATTCATTCGCAAGTTCAAGGAAATCATTCTGGCGCTCAAGATCGAACAAGAATATAGCAAAGACCAGGTTCTACAATTATATTTGAACAAAATTTATTTAGGACAACGTTCCTACGGTATTGCCGCCGCGGCCCAGACTTATTATGGCAAGCCCTTGGCGGAACTGGATTTAGCACAAATGGCGATGTTGGCCGGACTTCCCAAGGCGCCTTCCAGCTACAACCCGATCAGCAATCCGGAGAGGGCAAGATTAAGGCGAAATTATGTGCTGCGCCGCATGCTTGAGCAGGGCTATATCAGCCAGAACGACTTCGATCTAAGCATCGACGCCCCGGTGACAGCAACACTGCATCACGGCAAGGAAATCGAACTTAACGCGCCTTATATGGCGGAAATGGTCCGCCAGGCAATGGTCGATCAATATGGGGAAGAAGCTTATACGCTTGGCCTGAATGTTTACACCACCATTACCGGCGAACTGCAATCTTCGGCAGATCAGGCTTTAAAATACGCCTTGCATGAATACGACGAACGTCATGGCTACAGAAGCCTACCGCATAAAAAACTCACGCCGGGCGAAACATTTTCCGCAGATATTGTTGGCGACACTCAACTTGCATTAATCACCTCTTTATCGGAAAAGTCCGCACGCGCTTTATTAGCCGACCAGTCCGAAATCAATATCTCCTGGGAAAATATCAAATGGGCCCGGCCTTTTAAAACAAGGAGCTATTCAGGCCCCTCTCTCAAATCAACCGCCGACGTCTTCTCCGTCAATGACCTTATCCGGGTGAGACGCCTTCCGGACAACACATGGCGTTTAGCTCAAATACCGGAAGTCGAGGGCGCGTTTGTCGCGCTAAATCCGCAAAACGGCGCGGTTCTTGCCGTTTCAGGCGGCTTTGATTTTTTCCAGAACAAATATAATCGTGCAACCCAATCGAAGCGGCAACCGGGATCGGGGTTTAAACCCATTATCTACACCACGGCATTGGAGCACGGCTTTACCGCAGCCAGCCTCATCAATGACGCGCCCGTGGTCATAGAAGACCCCAATCAGGATGATTGGCGGCCGGAAAACTATAGCCGAAAATTTTTCGGCCCTACCCCTCTGCGGACTGCCTTACGCAAATCGCGAAATCTGATATCGATCAGACTCCTGCGAGAATTAGGTATAAACGAAGTCACCCAAACAGCTATGCGCTTTGGCTTCAAACAGGAGCAATTACCTAACAGCCTATCGCTGGCTTTAGGCAGTGGTTACGCCTCGCCGATGCAGATGGCAAGAATGTATGCCACCTTCGCCAATGGCGGCTTTTTAATCTATCCTTTCTTTATAGACCGGATCGAAGACAGACAAGGTAACATATTGTTTCAGCACGAACCCGCCGTGGCCTGTCCCAACTGCGAAGAAGAACACAGCCAGTCTAGCCAATACGCCCCGCGCATCATCTCTCCTGAAATCAACTTCTTAATGAACAGCCTATTGCGCGATGTCGTGCAACGCGGCACCGCGACCCGGGCAAAAACGCTGGGACGCAAGGACCTTGCCGGAAAAACAGGCACGACCAACGAACAACGCGACGCCTGGTTCAATGGGTTCATGAAGGAGATAGCCGCCACCGCATGGCTTGGTTTCGACGATTCCCGATCGCTAGGCCGCGGCGAAACAGGCGGCAAAGCCGCATTGCCAATGTGGATCGAATTTATGCGCACAGCATTACGGGACAAGCCGGAGACAATTCCAGAACAGCCGGAGAGCATCCAAAGCGCTTTTATCAATCCAGACACGGGATTATTAGCCCAGCCCGGCAGCAGCAACGGCATTTGGGAATATTTCAGAATCGAAAACCTTCCAACGCAATATTCTCCGACACAAACAAGCCGCGACCAGAACGAGCATTCTCTCGGCACCGGCTTGTTTTAA
- a CDS encoding citrate synthase: protein MAQDKATITLESSGQKAEFPIVKGSKGTPAVEIGTLHKQLGVFTYDPGFMSTASCKSAITYIDGEKGVLLYRGYPIEQLAKHSTFLEVAYLLMNGELPTDDQLLAFTDEINHHAMLHEALRSFFDGFHYDAHPMAMMVGVMGSLSAFYHSELNMDDPEHRRISAMRMVAKVPTIAAACYRHSAGWPFVYPRVDLGYCENFLNMMFSLPSQKYIGVDHYIDPVAVKALNILFILHADHEQNASTSTVRLASSTGANPYACVAAGISALWGPAHGGANEAVLSMLSEIGSADRIPEFIARAKDKNDPFRLMGFGHRVYKNFDPRATIIRETCYEVLEKYSNNDPLFELALALEEHALKDEYFIEKKLYPNVDFYSGIIYKALKIPEDMFTVMFVIARTAGWVSHWLEMMAEPNHRIGRPRQIYTGYDQREYLPKDKR from the coding sequence ATGGCACAAGACAAGGCAACCATCACTCTTGAATCGTCGGGACAAAAAGCTGAATTTCCCATAGTAAAAGGATCCAAGGGGACGCCGGCGGTCGAAATTGGAACTCTGCATAAGCAACTGGGCGTTTTTACTTACGACCCCGGTTTTATGTCGACCGCCAGTTGTAAAAGCGCCATCACTTATATCGATGGTGAAAAAGGCGTTCTACTGTACCGTGGGTATCCGATAGAGCAATTGGCCAAGCACAGCACTTTTTTGGAAGTCGCCTATTTATTGATGAATGGCGAGTTGCCTACCGACGATCAGTTGTTGGCATTTACCGACGAAATCAATCATCATGCGATGTTGCATGAGGCCTTGCGAAGCTTTTTCGATGGCTTTCATTACGATGCCCATCCGATGGCGATGATGGTTGGCGTCATGGGTTCGTTATCGGCTTTCTACCATAGCGAACTAAACATGGATGATCCTGAACACCGCCGTATCTCCGCGATGCGGATGGTGGCAAAAGTACCCACCATCGCCGCGGCCTGTTATCGTCATTCGGCAGGTTGGCCCTTCGTTTATCCACGTGTCGACCTGGGTTATTGCGAAAACTTTCTGAATATGATGTTTTCGCTACCTTCGCAAAAATATATCGGGGTCGATCATTATATCGATCCGGTAGCGGTCAAGGCGCTGAACATTCTGTTTATTCTGCATGCCGACCATGAGCAGAACGCCAGCACCTCGACCGTACGATTAGCCAGTAGCACCGGCGCCAATCCATACGCCTGTGTCGCGGCGGGTATTTCCGCCTTATGGGGGCCGGCGCATGGCGGCGCCAATGAGGCCGTGTTGAGCATGCTGTCGGAAATCGGCAGTGCCGACAGAATTCCTGAATTTATCGCCAGGGCCAAGGACAAAAACGATCCGTTCAGGTTAATGGGGTTCGGACACAGGGTTTATAAGAACTTCGATCCGCGGGCAACCATTATCCGCGAAACCTGTTACGAGGTGTTGGAGAAATACTCCAATAACGATCCGCTTTTCGAGCTCGCGTTAGCCTTGGAAGAGCACGCCTTGAAGGATGAGTATTTTATCGAAAAGAAACTTTATCCGAACGTGGATTTCTATTCCGGGATTATTTACAAAGCTTTGAAAATTCCGGAAGACATGTTTACCGTTATGTTTGTCATCGCGCGCACCGCCGGATGGGTTTCGCATTGGCTGGAGATGATGGCCGAACCTAATCATCGCATTGGTCGACCCAGACAAATTTATACCGGTTATGATCAGCGGGAATACCTTCCAAAGGATAAACGCTAA
- a CDS encoding S41 family peptidase, with protein MQIKKNILILTLGFLLGALISLCGSVLAEKEDTLPELPEEVKALPFDELRTFTEVFGRIKQDYVEPVSDKKLLEGAIRGMLAELDPHSVYLDGEQYEELKEGTTGQFGGLGIEVTMESGFVKVVAPIDDTPAQRAGLQTGDLIVKLDDQPVKGMTLVDAVKIMRGEPGSDIVLTVIREGEEAPLKFKITRAIIKVKSVKSKLLEKDFGYLRISSFQSRTGQNLLDAVSELEKENKGELKGIVLDLRNNPGGVLNAAVEVSDAFLKEGLIVFTEGRIKNSEMRFNAAPDDVINGAPIVVLINAGSASASEIVAGALQDHKRAIIMGEKSFGKGSVQTILPTSNGAAVKLTTARYYTPSGRSIQAEGIEPDIKLARVKLETLESSKFEPIKEADLSHHLENGNGKKDEADSKEGGEEKSLDIRDYPLYQALTLLKGLSIIQ; from the coding sequence ATGCAAATTAAGAAAAATATATTAATTCTGACTCTCGGCTTTTTGCTTGGTGCGTTGATCAGTTTATGCGGCAGCGTCTTGGCTGAGAAAGAAGATACTTTGCCGGAGCTTCCCGAGGAAGTGAAAGCCCTGCCATTCGATGAGCTGAGGACATTCACCGAGGTCTTTGGCCGGATAAAACAGGATTATGTCGAGCCGGTTTCCGATAAGAAATTGTTGGAAGGGGCGATTCGCGGCATGTTGGCCGAGCTGGACCCGCACTCGGTCTATTTGGATGGGGAGCAGTACGAAGAATTGAAGGAAGGAACGACCGGGCAATTCGGTGGCCTGGGTATCGAAGTGACAATGGAGAGCGGTTTTGTCAAGGTGGTGGCGCCCATTGACGATACGCCGGCACAACGCGCCGGCCTGCAAACGGGAGATTTAATCGTCAAGTTGGATGATCAGCCTGTTAAAGGCATGACCTTGGTCGATGCGGTCAAGATCATGCGCGGCGAGCCCGGTAGCGATATCGTACTGACCGTGATACGGGAAGGAGAGGAGGCGCCGTTAAAATTCAAGATTACCCGGGCTATCATTAAAGTTAAAAGCGTTAAAAGCAAATTGCTGGAGAAAGATTTCGGCTATTTACGCATCAGCAGCTTCCAATCCCGTACCGGACAAAACTTGCTCGATGCTGTGTCTGAGTTGGAAAAAGAGAATAAAGGCGAGTTAAAAGGGATAGTGCTGGATTTGAGGAATAACCCCGGCGGTGTGTTGAATGCGGCTGTTGAGGTGAGCGATGCCTTTCTTAAAGAAGGCTTGATCGTATTCACCGAAGGGAGAATCAAAAATTCCGAAATGCGTTTTAACGCCGCTCCCGATGATGTGATTAATGGCGCTCCGATCGTCGTCTTGATCAATGCCGGTTCGGCCTCTGCCTCGGAAATTGTGGCCGGAGCCCTTCAGGATCATAAGCGGGCGATCATTATGGGCGAAAAATCATTCGGCAAAGGTTCGGTGCAAACTATCTTGCCGACCAGTAATGGCGCGGCGGTGAAGTTGACCACGGCGCGTTATTACACGCCTTCCGGCCGTTCCATTCAGGCCGAAGGGATCGAGCCGGATATCAAGTTGGCGCGAGTCAAGCTGGAAACTCTCGAAAGCTCTAAATTCGAGCCTATCAAGGAAGCCGATTTAAGCCATCATCTGGAAAACGGCAATGGCAAAAAGGATGAAGCCGATAGTAAAGAGGGTGGGGAAGAAAAGAGCTTGGATATTCGTGATTATCCTTTGTATCAGGCGCTAACCTTATTGAAAGGGCTCAGCATTATTCAATAA
- the rpmE gene encoding 50S ribosomal protein L31 gives MKPEIHPEYKQITVTCGCGNTFETGSVLGKDLHIEVCSSCHPFYTGKQRVVDTAGRVDKFRKKFGR, from the coding sequence ATGAAACCAGAAATTCATCCTGAATATAAACAAATTACTGTAACCTGTGGCTGTGGTAACACATTCGAAACCGGTTCGGTGTTAGGCAAAGATTTGCACATAGAGGTATGTTCGTCCTGCCATCCTTTCTATACAGGAAAGCAGAGAGTTGTTGATACAGCGGGTCGTGTGGATAAATTCCGTAAGAAATTCGGAAGATAA
- a CDS encoding DUF934 domain-containing protein has translation MQIIKDKQITDNTWTFVADDEALKNGDISVSLPRWKKDKEHILKHDGKIGIRLTSTDDVSNLAEDLDKISLIEIDFPAFTDGRGFSQARLLRGRYHFQGEIRATGHFIPDQAFYLSRVGINAFELKTDKELNTALSALNDFSVHYQISSN, from the coding sequence ATGCAAATCATTAAAGATAAACAGATCACCGACAACACCTGGACTTTTGTTGCCGACGACGAAGCTCTGAAAAATGGCGATATCAGCGTCTCGTTACCGCGCTGGAAAAAAGACAAGGAACACATCCTTAAACATGATGGAAAAATCGGCATCCGCCTGACATCGACCGACGATGTAAGCAATCTTGCCGAAGACCTGGATAAAATCAGCCTGATCGAAATCGACTTTCCGGCATTCACCGATGGCCGAGGCTTTTCCCAGGCACGCTTACTAAGAGGCCGCTATCACTTCCAAGGCGAAATCAGAGCCACCGGCCATTTCATCCCTGACCAAGCTTTTTATCTGAGCCGGGTCGGCATTAATGCCTTCGAACTGAAAACCGACAAAGAATTGAATACGGCCTTATCGGCACTAAACGATTTTTCAGTTCATTACCAAATTTCCAGCAACTAA
- a CDS encoding exodeoxyribonuclease III — protein MRIITLNANGIRAAERKGFFPWLSQQNADVVCIQETKAQNGQLQAETFWPRGYHCFYHDAEKKGYSGVALYCKKRPCEIIHGIGWPEMDREGRFIEARFGDLSVISLYLPSGSSGSARQALKFDILDRLFPYLQDISRNGRHYIICGDWNIAHKKVDLKNWRGNQKNSGFLPEERAWMDRLFDDKTWFDAFRLINQEADQYTWWSNRGQAWSNNVGWRIDYQVINHPLKNKVQACFIYKEERFSDHAPLIMDYDYPY, from the coding sequence ATGCGCATCATTACTTTAAACGCGAACGGTATCCGCGCCGCCGAACGAAAAGGCTTCTTCCCATGGCTGTCGCAACAAAATGCCGATGTCGTATGCATCCAAGAAACCAAGGCGCAAAACGGGCAACTGCAGGCTGAAACTTTCTGGCCCAGAGGCTACCATTGTTTTTACCATGACGCGGAGAAAAAAGGCTACAGCGGCGTCGCTCTCTACTGCAAAAAACGCCCATGCGAAATCATTCACGGCATAGGCTGGCCGGAAATGGACCGAGAGGGACGCTTCATCGAAGCCAGGTTCGGCGACCTGAGCGTCATCTCCCTCTATTTGCCTTCCGGCTCCTCCGGGTCAGCGAGACAGGCCTTAAAATTCGACATTCTCGACCGCCTTTTCCCCTATTTACAAGACATCAGCCGGAATGGCCGCCATTACATCATTTGCGGCGACTGGAACATCGCCCATAAAAAAGTCGACTTGAAAAACTGGAGGGGCAACCAAAAAAATTCAGGCTTTCTGCCCGAAGAACGCGCCTGGATGGACCGATTGTTCGACGATAAAACCTGGTTCGACGCCTTCCGCCTTATCAACCAGGAAGCCGACCAATACACCTGGTGGTCGAATCGGGGACAGGCTTGGAGCAACAATGTCGGCTGGCGCATCGACTATCAAGTCATCAATCACCCACTGAAAAACAAGGTTCAAGCTTGCTTCATATATAAGGAGGAGCGATTTTCGGATCACGCCCCCTTGATCATGGATTACGACTATCCTTATTAA
- a CDS encoding AmpG family muropeptide MFS transporter: MAAKARGLLQAFSVYVRPRVLGMIFLGFSAGLPFLLVFSTLSAWLRDEGVALSVIGYFSWVGVTYSVKVFWAPVVDRLRLPWLSRLMGKRRSWMLVAQIGVALGLIGMGAADVHQQLQQIAMLAVLVAFCSSTQDIVVDAYRIEAAIPEYQGAMAAAYVFGYRVALLVAGAGAFYIAAFSNWQVAYFVMAGTMLVGIVTTLVIAEPEHHGDPLAREVEGRVEAVLGVDKETSWLLRLLAWFSDAVVSPFVEFFSRNGRKGLLILLLIAVYKLSDITMGVMANPFYLDLGFSKQEIAEVSKIFGFFMTIFGASLGGVLVVRFGIMRPLLIGAVMVAATNLLFAWLAVSEPSLVLLAWVISADNLSGGIASAVFIAYLSSLTNSAYTATQYALFSSLMTLPAKLLGGMSGWVVEYLGYQLFFIYAAAIGIPAIVLVEVMIRWRPSVNKDSRNP; this comes from the coding sequence ATGGCGGCGAAAGCTCGCGGTTTGCTTCAGGCTTTCTCCGTTTATGTCCGGCCGCGGGTGCTGGGCATGATTTTTCTTGGCTTTTCTGCCGGCCTCCCTTTTCTACTGGTGTTTTCCACGTTGTCCGCCTGGTTGCGTGACGAGGGGGTGGCGCTGTCCGTGATCGGCTATTTCAGCTGGGTCGGAGTGACCTATTCCGTTAAGGTGTTTTGGGCGCCGGTGGTCGACCGATTGCGCCTGCCCTGGTTATCAAGGTTGATGGGCAAGAGGCGCAGCTGGATGCTGGTTGCGCAAATTGGCGTCGCGCTTGGCTTGATCGGTATGGGGGCGGCGGATGTGCATCAGCAATTACAGCAGATAGCCATGTTGGCGGTCTTGGTGGCCTTTTGTTCCTCGACCCAGGATATTGTGGTTGATGCCTATCGGATTGAAGCTGCCATTCCCGAATATCAGGGGGCTATGGCCGCGGCCTATGTATTTGGTTATCGTGTGGCGTTGTTAGTGGCGGGGGCGGGGGCTTTTTATATCGCCGCTTTTAGCAATTGGCAGGTTGCCTATTTCGTGATGGCAGGCACTATGCTGGTGGGAATCGTGACAACGCTGGTGATTGCCGAGCCGGAGCATCATGGCGACCCTCTGGCCAGGGAGGTGGAAGGGAGGGTGGAAGCTGTTTTGGGCGTCGATAAAGAAACGTCATGGCTGCTGAGGTTGTTGGCCTGGTTTTCCGATGCGGTAGTCAGTCCGTTTGTCGAATTTTTTAGTCGCAATGGTAGAAAAGGCCTTTTGATATTGCTGTTAATCGCCGTTTATAAATTGAGCGATATCACCATGGGGGTCATGGCGAATCCGTTTTATCTGGATTTGGGCTTTAGCAAACAGGAGATTGCCGAAGTTAGTAAAATTTTCGGCTTTTTCATGACAATTTTCGGCGCATCGCTGGGCGGCGTGTTGGTCGTGCGTTTCGGTATCATGCGGCCTTTATTGATAGGGGCGGTCATGGTGGCCGCTACCAATCTGTTGTTTGCGTGGCTGGCGGTCAGTGAGCCGAGCCTAGTGTTGCTGGCCTGGGTCATCAGTGCCGATAATCTGAGTGGAGGAATCGCGTCGGCGGTGTTTATCGCTTATTTGTCCAGTTTGACCAACAGCGCTTATACCGCGACCCAGTATGCCTTATTCAGTTCGTTGATGACGTTGCCGGCAAAGTTATTAGGGGGTATGTCCGGCTGGGTGGTCGAATATTTAGGCTATCAGCTGTTCTTTATTTACGCGGCCGCGATTGGTATTCCGGCTATCGTTTTGGTGGAGGTGATGATCCGCTGGCGGCCAAGCGTTAATAAGGATAGTCGTAATCCATGA
- a CDS encoding nitrite/sulfite reductase yields the protein MYQYNDNDQTLIEERVAQFRGQTERYLNGEIGEDEFRALRLMNGLYIQTHAPMLRVAVPYGLLSSKQIRKLASIARDYDKGYCHFSTRQNVQFNWPELKRVPDILAELASVQMHAIQTSGNCMRNTTTDHLAGACPDELEDPRPYCEIIRQWTILHPEFAYLPRKFKIAVSASTVDRAATQFHDIGVHIVKNAAGVTGFRILAGGGLGRTPVIGQEIKPFLEKKHLLSYLEAILRVYNLNGRRDNKYKARIKILVRETGIEKFTDMVEQEWLQIRDELELSDERISAMQAHFQPPAYDSDATNDESCAQMQQQDPAFARWLKHNTVDHKVAGYRNAFISLKALDSPPGDISDSQLDAIADLADQYSFGQIRSTHRQNLVMADVKQADLFELWQQLDQLNLATPNIGTATDMICCPGLDFCALANAGSIGIAREINTALDDLDYLHDIGDVKINISGCMNGCAHQSVGHIGILGVDKKGVEWYQITLGGSSENEAAIGERLGPAVAKDQITPAITSILDVYVEQRLSEDETFLQTVKRIGLNPFKEQVYANH from the coding sequence ATGTATCAATATAACGACAACGATCAGACACTTATTGAAGAACGGGTCGCCCAATTCAGAGGACAGACCGAACGCTACCTGAACGGTGAAATAGGCGAGGATGAATTCCGCGCCTTGCGCCTAATGAACGGCCTTTACATTCAGACCCACGCCCCGATGCTCAGGGTTGCCGTCCCCTACGGCCTACTGTCCTCCAAGCAAATAAGAAAACTGGCCAGCATCGCGCGCGACTACGACAAAGGCTATTGTCATTTTTCCACCCGTCAGAACGTCCAATTCAACTGGCCGGAACTTAAACGAGTTCCCGACATTTTAGCGGAACTGGCCAGCGTACAAATGCACGCCATACAAACCAGCGGTAACTGTATGCGCAACACCACAACCGACCATTTGGCCGGCGCCTGTCCTGACGAACTAGAGGACCCTCGCCCCTATTGCGAGATCATTCGCCAATGGACCATCCTGCACCCTGAATTCGCCTATTTACCGCGCAAGTTCAAAATCGCGGTCAGCGCCTCGACCGTGGACCGCGCCGCGACCCAATTTCATGATATCGGCGTGCATATCGTCAAGAACGCCGCGGGCGTAACCGGCTTCAGAATCCTGGCCGGCGGCGGCCTCGGCCGCACACCGGTGATCGGGCAGGAAATAAAGCCTTTCCTGGAAAAGAAACATTTGCTCTCTTATCTCGAAGCGATTTTACGGGTCTACAATCTAAACGGCAGGCGCGACAACAAATACAAAGCCAGAATCAAAATCCTGGTACGGGAAACCGGCATCGAGAAATTTACCGACATGGTCGAACAGGAATGGCTACAGATTCGCGACGAACTGGAATTAAGCGACGAGCGTATAAGCGCGATGCAAGCTCACTTTCAACCGCCCGCTTACGATAGCGACGCGACAAACGATGAGAGTTGCGCGCAAATGCAACAACAAGACCCGGCGTTTGCCCGCTGGCTCAAACACAATACCGTCGATCACAAGGTAGCCGGCTACCGTAACGCCTTCATTTCCTTAAAAGCCCTAGATTCGCCGCCCGGCGACATTAGCGACAGCCAACTTGACGCCATTGCCGACCTGGCCGATCAGTACAGCTTCGGCCAGATCAGATCGACACACAGGCAAAATCTGGTCATGGCCGATGTCAAGCAGGCCGATCTGTTCGAATTATGGCAGCAATTGGACCAGTTGAACCTGGCAACACCCAATATCGGCACCGCGACCGACATGATCTGCTGTCCCGGCCTGGATTTCTGCGCCCTGGCTAATGCCGGCTCAATCGGTATCGCCCGCGAAATCAACACGGCTCTGGACGACCTGGATTACCTGCATGATATAGGAGACGTCAAAATCAACATATCCGGCTGCATGAACGGCTGCGCCCACCAAAGTGTCGGCCATATCGGCATTTTGGGCGTCGATAAGAAAGGCGTGGAATGGTACCAAATCACGCTGGGAGGCTCATCGGAAAACGAGGCCGCCATCGGCGAACGACTGGGGCCGGCGGTGGCAAAAGATCAGATCACGCCTGCGATCACTTCGATTCTGGATGTTTATGTCGAACAGCGCTTGAGTGAAGACGAAACTTTTTTACAAACCGTCAAAAGAATTGGCCTGAACCCATTTAAAGAACAAGTCTATGCAAATCATTAA